The Takifugu rubripes chromosome 3, fTakRub1.2, whole genome shotgun sequence genome contains a region encoding:
- the ribc1 gene encoding RIB43A-like with coiled-coils protein 1 isoform X1 — MNLPADKSIEKAVARRRSAETARKARIFNTRLRVMGIDTNALSKQVEDKKQRQNMEMQCDKAFDKLRLHHNDLLLQQEIDERRERAALHTNLVQYWATHQRSEDSRDADLKCDLKGAVRITVPEGHLGPASMQIYQGDTNTKEQKKREQMKTERVLQAQIQDNERRRSGEKHREMLVSKELVQQDFRRLQLHAQEEERKKATLRAVSNYNEALAAEQVETLKEQRRREERENRAEMLHTLTSDMMTETPEAAHLGLEGRGPCRVPVDRWKGMSTEQLSIIQKERKEQQLKTQRQRDAEKAQEAAWHLHILKLSRTADEEQKKVSELRRNLRIQTDLHNFHLAGVQRARQDYLNKELYTNRPTKDYFCQFNTTSR, encoded by the exons ATGAATTTGCCTGCAGACAAGTCCATAGAAAAGGCTGTGGCGAGGAGAAGGTCTGCAGAGACAGCGCGCAAGGCCCGGATCTTTAACACCCGGCTCCGTGTCATGGGCATTGATACAAATGCTCTCAGCAAACAGGTTGAAGATAAAAAACAACGTCAAAACATGGAAATGCAATGCGACAAAGCTTTTG ACAAGCTGAGACTGCATCACaatgatctgctgctgcagcaagaaATTGATGAAAGACGTGAAAGGGCTGCTTTGCACACTAATCTAGTCCAGTACTGGGCCACTCATCAGCGTTCCGAGGACTCCAGAGACGCTGATCTTAAGTGTGACCTGAAGGGGGCAGTCAGGATCACCGTTCCAGAGGGGCATCTGGGACCTGCCAGCATGCAAATCTATCAG GGAGATACAAACACAAAGGAGCAAAAGAAGAGGgaacagatgaaaacagaaagAGTTTTGCAAGCACAGATTCAAGATAATGAGAGAAGACGCAGTGGTGAAAAGCACAGAG AGATGCTTGTGAGTAAAGAACTGGTGCAGCAGGACTTTAGAAGGCTCCAGCTGCatgcacaggaggaggagcgtaAGAAGGCGACCCTCAGAGCCGTCAGCAACTATAATGAAGCTCTG GCTGCAGAGCAGGTGGAGACGCTGAAGGAGCAGCGCAGGAGAGAAGAACGAGAGAATCGTGCGGAAATGTTGCACACCCTGACGTCGGACATGATGACGGAGACACCAGAGGCAGCTCATTTAGGCCTGGAAGGAAGGGGCCCCTGCCGGGTTCCCGTAGATAGGTGGAAAGGGATGAGCACGGAGCAGCTGAGCATCATccagaaagaaaggaaagaacagCAGCTCAAGACACAG AGACAGCGTGATGCTGAGAAGGCACAGGAGGCCGCTTGGCATCTACATATCCTGAAGCTGTCTAGAACGGCAGATGAGGAACAGAAGAAAGTCTCAGAATTGAGGAGAAACCTGAGGATTCAGACAGATCTTCACAACTTTCATTTGGCTGGCGTGCAGAGAGCAAG GCAGGACTATCTAAACAAGGAGCTCTACACCAACAGACCCACCAAGGACTACTTTTGTCAATTCAACACCACCTCCCGCTGA
- the ribc1 gene encoding RIB43A-like with coiled-coils protein 1 isoform X2: MGIDTNALSKQVEDKKQRQNMEMQCDKAFDKLRLHHNDLLLQQEIDERRERAALHTNLVQYWATHQRSEDSRDADLKCDLKGAVRITVPEGHLGPASMQIYQGDTNTKEQKKREQMKTERVLQAQIQDNERRRSGEKHREMLVSKELVQQDFRRLQLHAQEEERKKATLRAVSNYNEALAAEQVETLKEQRRREERENRAEMLHTLTSDMMTETPEAAHLGLEGRGPCRVPVDRWKGMSTEQLSIIQKERKEQQLKTQRQRDAEKAQEAAWHLHILKLSRTADEEQKKVSELRRNLRIQTDLHNFHLAGVQRARQDYLNKELYTNRPTKDYFCQFNTTSR, translated from the exons ATGGGCATTGATACAAATGCTCTCAGCAAACAGGTTGAAGATAAAAAACAACGTCAAAACATGGAAATGCAATGCGACAAAGCTTTTG ACAAGCTGAGACTGCATCACaatgatctgctgctgcagcaagaaATTGATGAAAGACGTGAAAGGGCTGCTTTGCACACTAATCTAGTCCAGTACTGGGCCACTCATCAGCGTTCCGAGGACTCCAGAGACGCTGATCTTAAGTGTGACCTGAAGGGGGCAGTCAGGATCACCGTTCCAGAGGGGCATCTGGGACCTGCCAGCATGCAAATCTATCAG GGAGATACAAACACAAAGGAGCAAAAGAAGAGGgaacagatgaaaacagaaagAGTTTTGCAAGCACAGATTCAAGATAATGAGAGAAGACGCAGTGGTGAAAAGCACAGAG AGATGCTTGTGAGTAAAGAACTGGTGCAGCAGGACTTTAGAAGGCTCCAGCTGCatgcacaggaggaggagcgtaAGAAGGCGACCCTCAGAGCCGTCAGCAACTATAATGAAGCTCTG GCTGCAGAGCAGGTGGAGACGCTGAAGGAGCAGCGCAGGAGAGAAGAACGAGAGAATCGTGCGGAAATGTTGCACACCCTGACGTCGGACATGATGACGGAGACACCAGAGGCAGCTCATTTAGGCCTGGAAGGAAGGGGCCCCTGCCGGGTTCCCGTAGATAGGTGGAAAGGGATGAGCACGGAGCAGCTGAGCATCATccagaaagaaaggaaagaacagCAGCTCAAGACACAG AGACAGCGTGATGCTGAGAAGGCACAGGAGGCCGCTTGGCATCTACATATCCTGAAGCTGTCTAGAACGGCAGATGAGGAACAGAAGAAAGTCTCAGAATTGAGGAGAAACCTGAGGATTCAGACAGATCTTCACAACTTTCATTTGGCTGGCGTGCAGAGAGCAAG GCAGGACTATCTAAACAAGGAGCTCTACACCAACAGACCCACCAAGGACTACTTTTGTCAATTCAACACCACCTCCCGCTGA
- the smc1a gene encoding structural maintenance of chromosomes protein 1A codes for MGYLKLIEIENFKSYKGRQIIGPFHKFTAIIGPNGSGKSNLMDAISFVLAERTSNLRVKTLKDLIHGAPVGKPAANRAFVSMVYQQDSGDELAFTRVIIGSSSEYRINNKVVGLPEYSEELEKLGILIKARNFLVFQGAVESIAMKNPKERTALFEEISRSGELAQEYDRRKKEMVKAEEDTQFNYHRKKNIAAERKEAKQEKEEAERYQRLKDEVARASIQLQLFKLYHNETEIEKLNKELGQRNKEIDKDRKRMDLVEEELKDKKKELGRLMREQQTIEKEIKEKDSELNQKRPQYIKAKENTSHKIKKLEAARKSLQNAQKMYKKRKGDMDELDKEMKAVELAKQDFEERMEEEAQSQGQDLTLEENQVKKYHRLKEEASKRAATLAQELEKFNRDQKADQDRLDLEERKKVETEAKIKQKIREIEENQKRIEKLEDYITTSRQSLDEQKRMEEELTEEVEMAKRRIDEINMELNQVMEQLGDARIDRQENSRQQRKAEIMESIKRLYPGSVYGRLIDLCQPTQKKYQIAVTKVLGKNMDAIIVDSEKTGRDCIQYIKEQRGEPETFLPLDYLEVKPTDEKLRELRGAKLVIDVIRYEPPQIKKALQYACGNALVCDNVEDARRIAFGGPYRHKTVALDGTLFQKSGVISGGASDLKAKARRWDEKAVDKLKEKKEKLTDELKEQMKAKRKEAELRQVQSQAHGLQMRLKYSQSDLEQTKTRHLSLNMQEKSKLESELANFGPRINDIKRIIQSREREINDLRDRMNQVEDEVFVEFCKEIGVRNIREFEEEKVKRQNEIAKKRLEFETQKTRLGIQVDYEKNQLKEDQEKVMMWEQTVKKDDAEIERLKKEEHRHMKIIDETMAQLQDLKNQHLTKKSEVNDKNHEMEEIRKKLGGANKELTQLQKEVTAIETKLEQKRSDRHNLLQACKMQDIRLPLISGTLDDMNQGEGSSQADDSSSQRTSSTVLAKEALIEIDYSNLSEDLKDTLSEEEIKAETNTLQQRLNEQQSILQRISAPNMKAMEKLESVRDKFQETSDEFEAARKRAKKAKQAFEQIKKERFDRFNTCFESVATNIDEIYKALSRNSSAQAFLGPENPEEPYLDGINYNCVAPGKRFRPMDNLSGGEKTVAALALLFAIHSYKPAPFFVLDEIDAALDNTNIGKVANYIKDQSVQNFQAIVISLKEEFYTKADSLIGVYPEQGDCVISKVLTFDLSQYPDANPNPNE; via the exons ATGGGTTATTTGAAATTAATAGAGATCGAAAACTTTAAGTCCTACAAAGGAAGACAGATCATTGGACCATTTCATAAGTTCACAGCAATCATCGGACCCAATGGATCTG GGAAATCCAATCTTATGGATGCCATCAGTTTCGTGTTGGCAGAAAGAACCAGTAACCTGCGTGTAAAGACTCTGAAGGATTTGATCCATGGAGCACCGGTGGGAAAGCCAGCAGCCAACAGAGCTTTTGTCAGTATGGTGTACCAGCAGGACAGTGGCGACGAGCTCGCCTTCACCAGAGTCATCATTG GTTCATCCTCTGAGTACCGTATCAATAATAAGGTGGTGGGACTGCCCGAATACAGCGAAGAGCTTGAAAAGCTCGGTATTCTGATCAAGGCTCGGAACTtcctggttttccag GGAGCTGTGGAGTCTATTGCCATGAAGAACCCCAAGGAGCGGACTGCTTTGTTTGAAGAAATCTCCCGTTCTGGAGAACTGGCTCAAGAGTACGACCGCAGGAAAAAGGAGATGGTGAAGGCGGAGGAGGACACTCAGTTTAATTACCACCGTAAGAAAAATATCGCCGCTGAACgaaaagaagccaaacaagaaaaagaagag GCTGAGCGTTATCAGCGCCTGAAAGATGAAGTGGCCAGGGCCAGTATTCAGTTGCAGCTCTTCAAATTATACCATAATGAGACTGAGATTGAGAAGCTAAACAAAGAGCTGGGCCAGCGGAACAAAGAGATTGATAAGGACCGTAAAAGGATGGACCTggtggaagaggagctgaaggacaaaAAGAAGGAGCTTGGCAGGCTGATGAGGGAGCAGCAGACCATTGAGAAGGAAATTAA AGAAAAGGATTCTGAATTGAACCAAAAGAGGCCCCAGTACATCAAGGCCAAGGAGAACACCTCACACAAGATCAAGAAGCTCGAGGCTGCACGCAAATCACTGCAAAATGCTCAGAAGATGTATAAAAAACGCAAAGGAGACATGGACGAGCTGGATAAAGAGATGAAGGCCGTAGAGTTGGCCAAGCAAGATTTTGAGGAGCGTATGGAAGAGGAGGCCCAGAGCCAGGGCCAGGACCTCACCCTGGAGGAAAACCAG GTAAAAAAGTACCACCGTCTGAAGGAGGAGGCTAGCAAACGTGCTGCCACACTGGCACAGGAGCTCGAGAAGTTCAACCGTGACCAGAAAGCCGACCAGGACcgcctggacctggaggagaggaagaaagtggagacagag GCCAAGATCAAACAGAAGATTCGGGAAATTGAGGAAAACCAGAAGCGTATTGAAAAATTAGAAGATTATATAACAACCAGCAG GCAGTCGCTTGATGAGCAAAAGCGCATGGAAGAGGAGCTGACTGAGGAAGTCGAAATGGCCAAGAGGAGAATAGATGAGATCAACATGGAGCTCAACCAG GTAATGGAGCAGCTGGGTGATGCCAGAATCGACCGGCAGGAGAACAGTCGTCAGCAGCGTAAGGCCGAGATTATGGAGAGCATCAAAAGACTGTACCCAGGCTCTGTG TATGGCCGTCTTATTGACCTGTGCCAGCCCACTCAGAAGAAGTATCAGATTGCTGTGACAAAGGTGCTTGGCAAAAACATGGATGCCATCATTGTTGACTCTGAGAAGACTGGCAGAGATTGTATTCAGTACATTaaggaacagagaggagagccCGAGACCTTCCTTCCTCTCGACTACCTTGAG GTAAAACCAACAGATGAGAAGCTGAGAGAGCtacgaggagccaaactggtgATAGACGTGATTCGCTACGAGCCTCCTCAAATCAAGAAAGCCCTCCAGTACGCTTGTGGTAATGCCCTGGTTTGTGACAATGTAGAGGACGCCCGGCGGATTGCTTTTGGTGGACCGTACAGGCACAAG aCGGTTGCCCTGGATGGCACTCTGTTCCAGAAGTCTGGAGTCATCTCTGGAGGAGCCAGTGATTTGAAGGCCAAGGCTAGACGTTGGGATGAGAAAGCAGTGGACAagctgaaggagaaaaaagaaaaacttacAGATGAACTCAAG GAGCAAATGAAGGCcaagaggaaggaggcagagTTGCGTCAGGTCCAGTCTCAGGCCCACGGTCTTCAGATGAGACTCAAGTATTCCCAGAGTGATCTGGAGCAGACGAAAACCCGCCACCTCTCGCTTAACATGCAG GAGAAATCTAAGCTGGAGAGCGAGTTGGCCAATTTTGGCCCTCGCATCAATGACATTAAGAGGATCATCCAGTCCCGCGAGAGGGAGATCAATGACCTGCGAGACCGGATGAACCAG GTGGAGGACGAGGTGTTTGTTGAATTCTGTAAGGAGATTGGGGTGAGAAACATCAGAGAGTTCGAGGAAGAGAAAGTAAAGAGGCAGAATGAGATCGCAAAGAAGCG TCTTGAATTTGAGACTCAGAAGACCCGTCTGGGTATCCAAGTCGACTATGAGAAGAATCAGCTAAAGGAGGACCAGGAGAAGGTCATGATGTGGGAGCAGACTGTCAAGAAGGACGACGCTGAAATCGAGCGGctaaaaaag gaggagcacaggCACATGAAGATAATCGATGAGACGATGGCCCAACTGCAGGACCTGAAGAACCAGCACCTCACTAAGAAATCCGAAGTCAATGATAAGAATCACGAGATGGAGGAAATCCGCAAGAAACTGGGTGGTGCCAACAA AGAGTTGACTCAGCTACAGAAGGAAGTGACCGCTATCGAaaccaaactggagcagaagaggagcgaCCGTCACAATCTGCTACAAGCCTGTAAAATGCAGGATATCAGACTGCCTCTTATCTCTGGAACACTGGATGACATGAACCAAGGAGAG GGGAGTTCCCAGGCTGATGACTCCAGCAGCCAGAGGACGTCCAGCACTGTTCTCGCTAAGGAGGCTCTCATAGAGATCGACTATAGTAACCTGTCTGAAGACCTAAAG GATACGTTGTCGGAAGAAGAAATCAAAGCAGAGACAAACACGCTGCAGCAGCGTCTGAACGAGCAGCAGAGCATCCTCCAGAGGATCAGCGCGCCCAATATGAAAGCCATGGAGAAGCTCGAGAGCGTCCGGGACAAATTTCAAGAGACCAGTGACG AGTTTGAGGCAGCTCGTAAAAGAGCCAAGAAGGCCAAACAGGCCTTTGAGCAGATCAAGAAGGAACGGTTCGATCGCTTCAATACTTGTTTCGAGTCGGTGGCCACAAACATCGATGAGATCTATAAGGCCCTCTCACGCAACAGCAGTGCCCAG GCTTTCCTTGGCCCAGAGAATCCCGAAGAGCCCTATCTGGATGGAATCAACTACAACTGTGTGGCTCCAGGGAAGAGGTTCAGACCCATGGACAACCTgtctggaggagagaagacTGTTGCTGCCCTGGCTCTGCTCTTTGCAATTCACAG CTACAAACCCGCCCCCTTCTTTGTCCTGGATGAGATTGATGCCGCCTTGGACAACACAAACATCGGCAAG GTGGCCAATTACATCAAGGACCAGTCTGTACAGAACTTCCAGGCTATTGTTATTTCCCTCAAGGAGGAATTCTACACCAAGGCAGACTCGCTTATCGGCGTTTATCCAGAG CAAGGAGACTGCGTCATTAGCAaagtgctgacctttgacctctctcaGTATCCTGATGCCAACCCTAATCCAAACGAGTAG